CTCTGGTTTGACGGCTCGCGGCCGTTTGTTCCGGCGTGGACAGTGTGGGGATGTCTACGCGGTGGTGCTTCCACGCCGCCGCGCAGCAGTGCCCTCTGGCGGTTTACGTCGGCGTGCGGCCGGTGAGCCGGGAGTGCGGTGTTGGTGCCGAGCCGACTTGGCTCGGTGACGTACGGGTGTATCGGGGTGGACCCCGGCAGCGGCCGCGCGCACCACGCTACGAACCCAGTTGTGGCGCCGGTCGTTGTCGAAGGCCCGATTCCAGATCATCTGGTAGGGCATGGTGGCCACCTCGGTGGGTGCCGGCACCGCGCGCAGCGCCGCGTTGCCGTCCCAGGCCGGATGCAACCGGGCGGGCAGTGTCGCGATCAGATCGGAACCGGGCAACAGCGGCGGCGCCGCGCAATGGTACGGGACCGTGACGGCGGCCTCGCGTGGTCGATTGAGTTCGCGCAACGGTAGGTCGACCGATGTCTGTTTGCCATCGGCGGTGTCGATGACGACATGGGGGTAGCGCAGGAAGTCGGTGAGGCCGAGGGCGGGGTGGTCGGCGAGCGGGTGATCGGAGGCCATGACGCAGACGAACTCCTCGACGAACAACACACTCGTGTGCAGATCGGTGGGCAGGTCGCCGCCGTAGAGGCCGAGGTCCACCGCGCCGCTGCGGATCTGGTCGATGATGCCGTCGAAGCGAAGATTGTGAAACCGCACGGGGGAGGCGGGCGACTGCGCCCGCACGGCCGCGCAGATGTCGGGTCCGAATACCTGCACCGCGTAGTCGCTACCGGCCAGGTTGA
This genomic window from Mycolicibacterium goodii contains:
- a CDS encoding LysR family transcriptional regulator translates to MLTTHIDRVDLNLLTPLVALLEERQVSRAAARVGLSQPAMSRALQRLRRVLDDPLLVRDPGGFRLSARGEEIYEQLTTVVPLLQNLLAPNDFDPRQSNQPINLAGSDYAVQVFGPDICAAVRAQSPASPVRFHNLRFDGIIDQIRSGAVDLGLYGGDLPTDLHTSVLFVEEFVCVMASDHPLADHPALGLTDFLRYPHVVIDTADGKQTSVDLPLRELNRPREAAVTVPYHCAAPPLLPGSDLIATLPARLHPAWDGNAALRAVPAPTEVATMPYQMIWNRAFDNDRRHNWVRSVVRAAAAGVHPDTPVRHRAKSARHQHRTPGSPAARRRKPPEGTAARRRGSTTA